One part of the Bradyrhizobium sp. CB1650 genome encodes these proteins:
- a CDS encoding MTH938/NDUFAF3 family protein — MTGDPNAPHFPRSAPIEAYGKGGFAFAGMSHRGSLLCLPDAIWAWEVTDPARIDRYSLDRVFAAANGIDTLLIGTGTGLWLPPPELRQALKAVRVVLDTMQTGPAVRTYNIMIGERRRVAAALIAVP; from the coding sequence ATGACCGGCGATCCCAATGCTCCGCACTTCCCGCGCTCGGCGCCGATCGAGGCCTATGGCAAGGGCGGGTTCGCCTTTGCGGGAATGTCGCATCGGGGTTCGCTGCTGTGCCTGCCCGACGCGATCTGGGCGTGGGAGGTGACGGATCCCGCAAGGATCGACCGGTATTCGTTGGACCGGGTGTTCGCGGCCGCCAACGGCATCGACACGCTGTTGATCGGAACTGGAACCGGCCTCTGGCTGCCACCGCCGGAGCTGCGCCAGGCGCTGAAGGCGGTGAGGGTGGTGCTGGATACGATGCAGACCGGGCCTGCCGTGCGCACCTACAACATCATGATCGGCGAACGGCGGCGTGTCGCGGCCGCCTTGATCGCCGTGCCATGA
- a CDS encoding phytoene/squalene synthase family protein, with translation MSGTAPPADAAAFCADLVRSHDFPRYVASLFVPAAERRALLALYAFNVEIVRVRDQVSQPLPGEIRLQWWTDMLAGHAHGSAEGNPVAAELLRAMLDFDLPVEPLSLLVDEHQFDLYNDPMPTMAALEGYLDATCSALFALAGRIMTPPSAAMDHLARHAGLAQGIVQVVANLPRDSARRQLFLPQQILEGHDCRMEDVFAGQQMPGLRAVLDQLLNDAGQHLATATSLLAEVPPWARSAFLPLGQVRADLRRLARADRNPFMPAPSSRLRTLWTLWRTSRSREFTK, from the coding sequence ATGAGCGGCACTGCGCCTCCTGCCGATGCCGCTGCCTTCTGCGCCGATCTGGTGCGCAGCCACGACTTTCCGCGCTATGTCGCAAGCCTGTTCGTACCCGCCGCCGAGCGCCGCGCGCTGCTCGCGCTCTACGCTTTCAACGTCGAGATCGTCCGCGTACGCGATCAGGTGAGCCAGCCCTTGCCCGGCGAAATCCGCCTGCAATGGTGGACCGACATGCTCGCGGGCCATGCCCATGGCAGCGCCGAGGGCAATCCGGTGGCGGCCGAGCTCCTGCGCGCGATGCTCGATTTCGATCTGCCGGTCGAACCGTTGTCCCTGCTCGTCGACGAGCACCAGTTCGATCTCTACAACGATCCGATGCCGACCATGGCGGCCCTGGAAGGCTATCTGGATGCGACTTGCTCGGCGCTGTTCGCGCTGGCGGGCCGGATCATGACGCCGCCCTCGGCGGCGATGGACCACCTCGCACGCCATGCCGGGCTCGCCCAGGGCATCGTGCAGGTCGTCGCCAATCTGCCGCGTGATTCCGCGCGCCGGCAATTGTTCCTACCGCAGCAGATTCTCGAGGGCCATGACTGCCGCATGGAGGACGTGTTCGCCGGCCAGCAGATGCCCGGTCTGCGCGCCGTCCTCGATCAGCTCCTGAACGACGCCGGGCAGCATCTCGCGACCGCCACCTCTCTGTTGGCGGAGGTGCCGCCATGGGCGCGATCGGCATTTCTGCCGCTCGGTCAGGTGCGCGCCGACCTGAGGCGGCTGGCGCGGGCAGATCGCAATCCCTTCATGCCGGCCCCGTCATCGCGATTGCGCACGCTATGGACGCTCTGGCGGACCTCGCGGTCGCGTGAATTTACCAAATAG
- a CDS encoding threonine ammonia-lyase, giving the protein MAELSQTASSTTVDPVDLTGVPVVPADIRAAADIIRGAIVETPCNYSRTLSRICGCDIWLKFENLQFTSSFKERGALNRLTALMPEERARGVIAMSAGNHAQGVAYHAKRLGIPATIVMPVGTPMVKIENTRHHGAEVIVTGATLEEAAAFARSHGEARGMIFVHPYDDPLVIAGQGTVGLEMLQAVPELDTLVVPIGGGGLISGIAIAAKSLKPSLRILGVEAWLYPSMYNAIHEGNLPARGDTLAEGIAVKSPGKITTQIIRRLVDDIALVNEAELERAVATLISIEKTVVEGAGAAGLAAIMSDPSRFAGQKVGLVLSGGNIDTRLIASVLTRELAREGRLTQLSLDIPDRPGQLAAVAALLAEAGANIIEVSHQRTFSDLPAKATLLQLVIETRDSAHLDEVMAKLSASGLSARCT; this is encoded by the coding sequence ATGGCTGAGTTGTCCCAAACCGCATCTTCGACGACGGTTGATCCGGTCGATCTGACCGGCGTTCCGGTCGTGCCGGCCGATATCCGCGCTGCGGCCGACATTATTCGGGGCGCCATCGTTGAAACGCCCTGCAACTACAGCCGGACGCTGAGCAGAATCTGCGGCTGCGACATCTGGCTCAAATTCGAGAACCTCCAGTTCACCTCCTCGTTCAAGGAGCGCGGCGCACTCAACCGGCTCACGGCCTTGATGCCTGAGGAGCGCGCGCGCGGCGTGATCGCCATGTCGGCGGGCAACCACGCGCAAGGTGTCGCCTATCACGCCAAGCGGCTCGGCATTCCCGCCACCATCGTCATGCCGGTCGGCACACCGATGGTGAAGATCGAGAACACCAGGCATCACGGCGCCGAGGTCATCGTGACGGGCGCGACGCTGGAGGAGGCCGCGGCGTTTGCGCGAAGCCATGGCGAAGCCCGCGGCATGATCTTCGTCCATCCCTATGACGATCCGCTGGTCATCGCGGGGCAGGGCACGGTCGGGTTGGAAATGCTTCAGGCGGTGCCGGAGCTGGATACGCTGGTCGTTCCGATCGGCGGCGGCGGCCTGATCAGCGGCATCGCCATTGCCGCAAAATCGCTGAAGCCCTCATTGCGGATATTGGGTGTCGAGGCCTGGCTCTATCCCTCGATGTACAACGCGATTCACGAGGGCAACCTGCCCGCCCGCGGCGACACGCTGGCCGAAGGCATCGCGGTGAAGTCGCCCGGCAAGATCACCACGCAGATCATCCGCCGTCTCGTCGACGACATCGCGCTCGTGAACGAAGCCGAGCTCGAACGTGCGGTTGCGACCCTGATCTCGATCGAGAAGACGGTGGTTGAGGGTGCCGGCGCCGCAGGCCTTGCCGCGATCATGTCCGATCCATCCCGCTTTGCCGGCCAGAAGGTTGGCCTGGTCCTCAGCGGCGGCAACATCGACACGCGGCTGATCGCCTCCGTCCTGACCCGCGAGCTCGCACGCGAGGGGCGGTTGACCCAGTTGTCGCTCGATATCCCCGACCGGCCGGGCCAACTCGCTGCGGTCGCTGCGCTGCTCGCCGAGGCAGGGGCCAACATCATCGAGGTCTCACATCAGCGCACGTTCTCCGATCTCCCAGCCAAAGCGACGCTGCTGCAACTGGTCATCGAGACGCGCGACAGCGCGCATCTCGACGAAGTCATGGCCAAACTCAGCGCGTCTGGCCTGAGCGCTCGCTGCACCTGA
- a CDS encoding aminotransferase class V-fold PLP-dependent enzyme — protein MIDIDRIRADTPAARRLAYLHNAGAALMPAPVVEAMKQHIDLESEIGGYAAADRESGPLESVYGSVARLLNAAPDEIALTENATVAWQMAFYALQFRHGDRILTAEAEYAANYVAFLQVAKRTDATIEVVPSDASGELDIDALERMVDERVKLIAITWVPTNGGLVNPAAAVGRIARARGIPYLLDACQAVGQMAVDVEAIGCDMLSATGRKFLRGPRGTGFLYVRRAMLQQLEPPMIDHFAAPWISREAYRLRDDARRFETWENNYAARLGLGAAIDYALDIGIGPIEQRCRMLASRLRSSLASISGIRIRDLGRAPGAIVSFTMEGYGAETIVSSAAAAGITIGVSSPSSTRIDAEARSLPPVVRASPHYYNTEAEVDRLIEHLAGLTRR, from the coding sequence ATGATTGACATCGACCGGATACGTGCCGACACGCCAGCGGCCCGCCGGCTGGCATACCTGCATAATGCCGGCGCGGCGCTCATGCCTGCTCCGGTCGTCGAGGCCATGAAGCAGCATATCGATCTGGAGAGCGAGATCGGAGGATACGCCGCAGCCGATCGAGAGTCGGGTCCGCTTGAATCAGTCTATGGCTCGGTGGCCCGTCTGCTGAATGCCGCTCCTGACGAAATCGCTCTCACCGAAAACGCGACGGTTGCCTGGCAAATGGCATTCTACGCCCTCCAATTCCGCCATGGTGATCGGATCCTGACCGCCGAGGCGGAGTACGCCGCGAATTATGTCGCCTTTCTTCAAGTCGCGAAGAGAACCGACGCGACGATCGAGGTCGTACCGAGCGATGCCAGCGGTGAGCTCGACATCGACGCGCTCGAGCGCATGGTCGATGAGCGCGTGAAGCTCATCGCGATCACGTGGGTTCCGACCAATGGCGGGCTTGTCAATCCCGCGGCCGCCGTCGGCAGGATCGCACGGGCGCGCGGCATTCCGTATCTGCTCGATGCCTGCCAGGCGGTCGGCCAGATGGCGGTCGACGTCGAAGCAATCGGCTGTGACATGTTGTCCGCGACCGGACGCAAGTTCCTGCGCGGTCCGCGGGGTACCGGCTTTCTCTACGTCCGCCGAGCGATGCTGCAACAGCTCGAACCACCGATGATCGATCACTTCGCGGCTCCCTGGATTTCCCGAGAGGCATATCGGCTCCGCGACGACGCGCGTCGTTTCGAGACCTGGGAGAACAACTACGCAGCCCGCCTCGGACTGGGCGCCGCCATCGACTACGCCTTGGATATCGGAATCGGCCCTATCGAGCAGCGTTGCCGCATGCTCGCGAGCCGCCTTCGGAGCAGCCTCGCGTCCATTTCCGGCATCAGAATTCGTGACCTTGGACGCGCTCCAGGTGCCATCGTCAGCTTCACGATGGAGGGATATGGGGCCGAAACCATTGTCAGCAGCGCCGCTGCGGCCGGCATTACGATCGGAGTTTCGAGTCCTTCGAGCACCCGCATCGACGCCGAAGCGCGTTCGCTACCGCCAGTCGTGCGCGCATCCCCGCATTACTACAATACGGAAGCCGAGGTCGATCGATTGATCGAGCATCTGGCGGGCTTGACGCGGCGATAA
- a CDS encoding VOC family protein, with product MAKNTICLWYDKDAEAAARFYAETFPDSAVQAVHRAPSDYPSGKAGDVLTVEFTVAGVACLGLNGGPMFKHNEAFSFQIATDDQDETDRYWNAIIGNGGQESACGWCKDKWGISWQITPRVLTEALAAGGAEAKRAFEAMMGMTKIDVAAIKAARRG from the coding sequence ATGGCGAAGAACACGATCTGCCTCTGGTATGATAAGGACGCCGAAGCTGCTGCCCGCTTCTATGCCGAGACGTTTCCCGACAGCGCCGTGCAAGCCGTCCACCGCGCTCCCAGCGACTATCCATCCGGCAAGGCGGGCGACGTGCTGACGGTTGAGTTCACCGTTGCCGGCGTCGCTTGTCTCGGGCTCAATGGCGGCCCTATGTTCAAGCACAACGAGGCTTTCTCGTTCCAGATCGCCACCGACGATCAGGACGAGACCGACCGCTACTGGAACGCCATCATAGGCAATGGCGGGCAAGAGAGCGCATGCGGCTGGTGCAAGGACAAATGGGGCATTTCCTGGCAGATCACGCCGCGCGTTCTCACCGAGGCGCTGGCGGCCGGCGGTGCCGAAGCAAAGCGCGCCTTCGAAGCGATGATGGGCATGACGAAGATCGATGTCGCCGCAATCAAGGCGGCGCGCCGCGGCTGA
- a CDS encoding L,D-transpeptidase, producing MADRLTTQSTTAMRRWGPPGIVTLAAMTALTALTASAAAKQVRPAAAVEATAPREAGEPIMAIVSIQSQKVTFYDADGWILRAPVSTGTTGRETPAGVFAVIEKDKDHHSTMYDDAWMPNMQRITWNGIALHGGPLPGYAASHGCVRMPFGFAENLFDKTNIGMRVIISPNDATPVDFSHPALFVPNKQAIAAVPARADKLSREAEEATRAADETKKAAAAAAREAASLPATLRNLERLKVRADAELAYADKALAAAKTDQARTRAEELKQKAAAKAADAATQLDAAKTDAQPKRDAAAATKDAAKAAAAKKADAVKAATEAKLALEPVSVYVSRATQKLYVRRNTHKPAPDGGGEVFDTSIEVPVTIRNPDLPIGTHVFTAMAKSDTGLRWSVVTIDDGDNAKDALDRITIPQEVLDRIAPTAVPRSSIIISDEPLSKETNYRTEFVAVLSNQPQGGFITRKPTTDMIASRDGGWGDDDGFGFFFQQRSYDQQPGTSYPRRRGGQYYQPMQPMQRGWW from the coding sequence ATGGCAGATCGGTTGACGACCCAATCCACCACGGCGATGCGGCGCTGGGGGCCTCCCGGTATCGTCACGCTCGCGGCGATGACTGCACTGACCGCGCTGACCGCAAGTGCCGCGGCCAAGCAGGTACGCCCCGCGGCCGCCGTCGAGGCGACCGCGCCGCGCGAGGCTGGCGAGCCGATCATGGCGATCGTGTCGATCCAGAGCCAGAAGGTCACCTTCTATGATGCCGACGGTTGGATCCTGCGTGCGCCGGTGTCAACTGGCACGACGGGACGCGAGACGCCGGCCGGCGTCTTCGCCGTCATCGAGAAGGACAAGGACCACCACTCGACCATGTATGACGATGCCTGGATGCCGAACATGCAGCGCATCACCTGGAACGGAATTGCGCTGCATGGCGGGCCGCTGCCCGGCTACGCGGCCTCGCACGGTTGCGTGCGGATGCCCTTTGGCTTTGCGGAGAATCTGTTCGACAAGACGAACATCGGGATGCGGGTGATCATCTCGCCGAACGACGCGACCCCGGTCGACTTCTCCCACCCGGCGCTGTTCGTGCCGAACAAGCAGGCGATTGCGGCGGTCCCGGCGCGTGCCGACAAGCTCTCTCGCGAGGCCGAGGAAGCTACCCGGGCAGCCGACGAGACGAAGAAGGCTGCCGCAGCGGCGGCACGCGAGGCCGCCTCGCTCCCGGCGACCTTGCGCAATCTGGAACGGCTCAAGGTTCGAGCCGACGCCGAACTTGCCTATGCCGACAAGGCGCTCGCCGCTGCAAAGACGGATCAGGCCAGGACTCGGGCCGAGGAGTTGAAGCAGAAGGCCGCGGCCAAGGCCGCGGATGCCGCGACGCAACTCGACGCCGCCAAGACCGACGCGCAGCCGAAGCGCGATGCCGCCGCAGCCACAAAGGACGCCGCCAAAGCGGCGGCGGCGAAGAAGGCCGACGCCGTCAAGGCGGCGACCGAGGCAAAGCTCGCGCTCGAGCCGGTCTCGGTCTACGTCAGCCGGGCGACGCAGAAGCTTTACGTACGACGGAACACGCACAAGCCGGCGCCGGACGGCGGCGGCGAGGTGTTCGACACGAGCATCGAGGTTCCGGTCACGATCCGTAACCCCGATCTGCCGATCGGCACGCATGTGTTCACGGCGATGGCGAAGAGCGATACGGGCCTGCGCTGGAGCGTGGTTACGATCGACGACGGCGACAACGCCAAGGATGCGCTCGACCGGATCACCATTCCGCAGGAGGTACTCGATCGCATCGCGCCGACCGCTGTGCCGCGATCGTCGATTATCATCTCGGACGAGCCGCTGAGCAAAGAGACCAACTATCGCACCGAGTTCGTCGCGGTGCTGAGCAACCAGCCCCAGGGCGGCTTCATCACGCGCAAGCCGACAACCGATATGATTGCGAGCCGCGACGGCGGCTGGGGCGACGACGACGGCTTCGGTTTCTTCTTCCAGCAGCGCAGCTATGACCAGCAACCCGGCACCAGCTATCCGCGGCGCCGCGGCGGCCAGTACTATCAACCAATGCAACCCATGCAGCGGGGCTGGTGGTAA
- a CDS encoding CAP domain-containing protein, with amino-acid sequence MGTWGTMTRRVAGGMVAGLLLLAAAPAMAANSPAELISSFRLKHGEARVVRDATLDRIALEQARAMAAKDDLSHEVLGPFTRRVAPARAGRAAENIAYGYDSFEKTLGQWIDSSGHRKNLLLHNASRVGIASASNASGKRTYWAMVIAGDYEPKPGKGKKDKEPLVVVKREVTPSNRPKTGGCHIKLLSLCI; translated from the coding sequence ATGGGCACCTGGGGGACGATGACACGTCGTGTGGCTGGCGGGATGGTCGCCGGTCTTCTGCTGCTGGCAGCCGCGCCTGCGATGGCTGCGAACTCCCCTGCCGAACTGATCTCCAGCTTCCGCCTCAAGCATGGTGAGGCCCGCGTCGTGCGCGACGCAACCCTCGACCGCATCGCGCTGGAACAGGCGCGCGCGATGGCGGCGAAGGATGACCTCAGCCACGAGGTCCTCGGCCCATTCACCAGGCGGGTCGCCCCGGCGCGTGCGGGCCGTGCCGCCGAAAACATCGCCTATGGTTATGACAGTTTCGAGAAGACGCTCGGCCAGTGGATCGACTCCTCCGGGCACCGCAAGAACCTGCTGCTGCACAACGCCTCTCGCGTCGGGATCGCGAGCGCCAGCAACGCGAGCGGCAAGCGCACCTACTGGGCCATGGTGATCGCGGGCGATTACGAGCCGAAGCCGGGCAAGGGCAAGAAGGACAAGGAACCCCTCGTCGTCGTGAAGCGCGAAGTCACTCCCTCAAACCGGCCCAAAACGGGTGGCTGCCACATCAAGCTGCTCAGCCTCTGCATCTGA
- a CDS encoding serine/threonine protein kinase yields the protein MSLPKEDAAVLSARWTDGVLLKRDVFSTVERGRFRGDSGEVDAVLRRLDEVPWWSFLLARHLFAREKHALALAKGLNVGPELLWAGRRTLVRGFVDGAALHLAKPHGDLAYFHSAKAALRRLRRAGICHNDLAKEQNWLVGRDGRAYLTDFQLAACFKGRGRLYRILAYEDLRHLLKHKRSYAPQALTPRERKILAKKSFAASLWLVTGKKVYRAITRGLFNFTDREGGGRRLVNDAPVLAALIRKNPAVRDAAIVAFADRRSGVGLYAFVEADQVALEGQLRNELTAAKGPKPPEHIQVVHALPRDTSGKPRTEILQLVAMNQLDLIEPMMKNDQDRAFLKDILEQRKNLRDRFNFEANLPAS from the coding sequence ATGAGCCTCCCCAAAGAAGACGCCGCGGTGCTATCGGCGCGCTGGACCGACGGCGTGCTGCTCAAGCGCGACGTGTTCTCCACTGTCGAGCGGGGCCGCTTTCGCGGTGACAGTGGCGAGGTCGACGCCGTCCTGCGCCGACTCGACGAAGTGCCGTGGTGGTCGTTCCTTTTGGCGCGCCACCTGTTCGCGCGCGAGAAGCACGCGCTGGCGCTCGCCAAAGGCCTGAACGTTGGTCCCGAGCTGCTGTGGGCCGGCCGTCGCACACTGGTCCGCGGTTTCGTCGACGGCGCCGCACTGCATTTGGCGAAACCGCACGGCGACCTCGCCTATTTTCACTCGGCCAAGGCGGCGCTGCGCCGGCTGCGCCGCGCCGGCATATGTCACAACGATCTCGCCAAGGAGCAGAACTGGCTGGTCGGCCGCGACGGGCGCGCCTATCTGACGGACTTCCAGCTTGCCGCCTGCTTTAAGGGGCGCGGGCGGCTCTATCGCATCCTGGCCTATGAAGACCTCCGGCATCTCCTCAAGCACAAGCGCTCCTACGCGCCGCAAGCGCTGACCCCGCGGGAGCGCAAGATCCTGGCGAAGAAATCCTTCGCCGCGAGCCTGTGGCTCGTCACCGGCAAGAAGGTCTATCGCGCGATCACGCGCGGACTGTTCAACTTCACAGACCGCGAGGGCGGCGGCCGCCGGCTGGTCAACGACGCGCCGGTGCTGGCCGCCCTGATCCGCAAGAATCCGGCCGTGCGCGACGCCGCCATCGTCGCCTTCGCCGACCGCCGCTCCGGCGTCGGGCTCTACGCCTTCGTCGAGGCCGACCAGGTCGCCCTTGAAGGCCAGCTCCGCAACGAGCTCACTGCCGCCAAGGGTCCGAAGCCCCCCGAACACATCCAGGTCGTTCATGCCCTGCCGCGCGATACGAGCGGTAAGCCGCGCACAGAGATCCTGCAGCTGGTTGCGATGAACCAACTCGACCTGATCGAGCCGATGATGAAGAACGACCAGGACCGCGCCTTCCTCAAGGACATCCTAGAGCAGCGCAAGAACTTGCGCGATCGTTTCAATTTCGAAGCGAACCTGCCGGCGAGCTAA
- the trmFO gene encoding methylenetetrahydrofolate--tRNA-(uracil(54)-C(5))-methyltransferase (FADH(2)-oxidizing) TrmFO has protein sequence MTGPQFNTVHVIGAGLAGSEAAWQVAKSGIPVVLHEMRPTRMTEAHRTDGLAELVCSNSFRSDDAVNNAVGLLHAEMRRLGSLIMRAADANQVPAGGALAVDRDGFSAAVTKALHDHPLIEIARGEIAGLPPAEWGNVIVATGPLTSAPLADAIRELTDENALAFFDAIAPIVHRDSIDMSVAWFQSRYDKVGPGGNGADYINCPMTREQHDGFVAALLAGEKTEFKEWETNTPYFDGCLPIEVMAERGPETLRHGPMKPVGLTNPHDPATKPYAIVQLRQDNKLGTLYNIVGFQTKLKYGEQQRIFRAIPGLEKAEFARLGGLHRNTFLNSPKLLDGQLRLRAQPRLRFAGQMTGCEGYVESASVGLIAGLYAAADARGETLASPPATTALGSLLGHITGGHIETIEAGTRSFQPMNINFGLFPPLASAPTKKPDGTRLRGNEKTVAKKQALSARALADLDRWIADHLHIAAAA, from the coding sequence ATGACAGGACCCCAATTCAACACCGTGCACGTGATCGGCGCTGGGCTAGCCGGCTCGGAGGCCGCCTGGCAGGTGGCGAAATCCGGCATCCCCGTGGTGCTGCACGAGATGCGACCGACCCGCATGACCGAGGCGCATCGCACCGACGGGCTTGCCGAGCTCGTCTGTTCGAACTCGTTCCGCTCCGACGATGCAGTCAACAACGCCGTCGGCCTGCTCCACGCGGAGATGCGGCGCCTCGGCTCGCTGATCATGCGCGCCGCCGATGCCAACCAGGTACCCGCTGGCGGCGCACTGGCTGTCGATCGCGATGGCTTTTCCGCTGCGGTCACAAAGGCGCTCCACGACCATCCCCTGATCGAGATTGCCCGCGGCGAAATCGCCGGCCTGCCGCCGGCCGAATGGGGAAACGTGATCGTTGCGACCGGCCCCCTCACCTCCGCGCCGCTGGCCGACGCTATCCGCGAGCTGACCGATGAGAACGCGCTCGCCTTCTTCGATGCGATCGCTCCGATCGTGCACCGCGACTCCATCGACATGTCAGTGGCCTGGTTCCAGTCGCGCTATGACAAGGTCGGTCCCGGCGGCAACGGCGCCGACTACATCAACTGCCCGATGACTAGGGAGCAGCATGACGGCTTCGTCGCCGCGCTGCTCGCGGGCGAGAAGACCGAGTTCAAGGAGTGGGAGACCAACACGCCCTATTTCGACGGCTGCCTGCCGATCGAGGTGATGGCGGAGCGCGGGCCCGAGACCTTGCGCCATGGTCCGATGAAGCCGGTTGGCCTCACCAATCCGCACGATCCCGCCACAAAGCCGTACGCGATCGTGCAGCTCCGCCAGGACAACAAGCTCGGCACGCTCTACAACATCGTCGGCTTCCAGACGAAGTTGAAGTACGGCGAGCAGCAGCGCATCTTCCGCGCCATTCCGGGCCTCGAGAAGGCCGAGTTCGCCCGTCTCGGCGGCCTGCATCGCAACACCTTCCTCAACTCACCCAAACTGCTCGACGGCCAATTGCGCCTGCGCGCACAGCCACGGCTGCGCTTTGCCGGCCAGATGACCGGCTGCGAAGGTTATGTGGAATCCGCGAGCGTCGGCCTGATAGCCGGCCTCTATGCGGCAGCGGACGCGCGCGGTGAAACGCTTGCGAGCCCGCCGGCCACGACTGCGTTGGGCTCCCTGCTCGGCCACATCACCGGCGGTCATATCGAAACCATCGAAGCGGGCACGCGGTCGTTCCAGCCGATGAACATCAATTTCGGCCTGTTCCCGCCGCTTGCAAGCGCACCGACGAAGAAACCCGACGGTACGCGCCTGCGCGGCAACGAGAAGACGGTGGCCAAGAAGCAGGCTTTGAGTGCGCGGGCGCTCGCCGATCTCGATCGCTGGATCGCCGATCACCTGCACATTGCCGCAGCGGCGTGA
- a CDS encoding DUF1127 domain-containing protein: MLLSLIRMIQAFRDYQRNVAELSQLSDRELADIGLDRSDIPRVAAGQYQG, from the coding sequence ATGCTGCTCTCGCTCATCCGCATGATCCAGGCTTTCCGGGACTATCAGCGCAATGTTGCCGAGTTGTCCCAGCTCAGCGATCGCGAACTGGCCGACATCGGCCTCGATCGCTCGGACATCCCGCGCGTTGCCGCCGGTCAGTATCAGGGCTGA
- a CDS encoding lytic murein transglycosylase, translating to MTPTISRLALAAFTLTASILSAEPTLAAVACGSGNFDAWLSDFKTDAAAKGISQQAITAGLAGVTLDQTVLNRDRSQKVFSQSFEEFSGRMVPPRLQRGSNMMKQYGSVLSRIEQTYGVQGEVLVAIWGLETDFGVNTGKFPTIRSLATLAYDCRRAEQFRGELMDALRIVQRGDLAPNEMRGAWAGEIGQTQFMPSSWMKYAVDFDGNGKRDLLHSAPDVLASTANYLAGYGWQRGKDWEPGSANFAVLQQWNKSEVYAKTVAYFATQLARAP from the coding sequence ATGACCCCGACGATTTCTCGTCTCGCCCTCGCCGCCTTCACCCTCACCGCGTCCATCCTGTCCGCCGAGCCCACGCTGGCCGCAGTCGCCTGCGGCTCGGGCAATTTCGATGCCTGGCTTTCCGACTTCAAAACCGACGCCGCCGCCAAAGGCATCTCGCAGCAGGCGATCACCGCGGGGCTTGCCGGCGTGACCCTCGATCAGACCGTGCTCAATCGCGACCGTTCGCAGAAGGTCTTCAGCCAGAGCTTTGAGGAATTTTCCGGCCGCATGGTGCCGCCGCGCCTGCAGCGCGGCTCCAACATGATGAAGCAATATGGCTCGGTGCTCTCCCGTATCGAGCAGACGTATGGTGTGCAGGGCGAGGTGCTGGTCGCGATCTGGGGGCTCGAGACCGATTTCGGCGTCAACACCGGCAAGTTTCCGACGATCCGCTCGCTCGCGACGCTGGCCTATGACTGCCGGCGCGCCGAACAGTTTCGCGGCGAGCTGATGGACGCGCTGCGCATCGTCCAGCGCGGCGATCTGGCGCCGAACGAGATGCGCGGTGCGTGGGCCGGCGAGATCGGCCAGACCCAGTTTATGCCGTCATCCTGGATGAAATACGCCGTCGACTTCGACGGCAACGGCAAGCGCGACCTGCTGCACAGCGCGCCCGACGTGCTGGCCTCCACCGCGAACTATCTGGCCGGCTATGGCTGGCAGCGCGGCAAGGATTGGGAGCCGGGCAGCGCGAATTTCGCGGTGCTACAGCAGTGGAACAAGAGCGAGGTCTACGCCAAGACGGTCGCCTATTTCGCCACCCAGCTTGCGCGCGCTCCTTAA